The proteins below come from a single Zea mays cultivar B73 chromosome 8, Zm-B73-REFERENCE-NAM-5.0, whole genome shotgun sequence genomic window:
- the LOC100276687 gene encoding uncharacterized protein isoform X1, whose amino-acid sequence MDRDGRPGWLPSLGFAFLSFNCGMAVYRSWDDPYAVAFVLAAYAALVLLFRCLHLLERRRDQRLKLAVWGLSTLLTLMFSYKIAAVMPPWAQLLVWGMGILTVVAGFYAFFVARPEEP is encoded by the coding sequence ATGGACCGCGACGGCCGCCCGGGGTGGCTACCGTCGCTGGGCTTCGCCTTCCTCAGCTTCAACTGCGGGATGGCCGTCTACCGCTCCTGGGACGACCCCTACGCCGTCGCCTTCGTCCTCGCCGCGTACGCCGCCCTCGTCCTCCTCTTCCGCTGCCTCCACCTTCTGGAGCGCCGCCGGGACCAGCGCCTCAAGCTCGCCGTCTGGGGCCTCTCCACGCTCCTCACACTCATGTTCTCGTACAAGATCGCCGCCGTGATGCCGCCCTGGGCCCAGCTGCTCGTCTGGGGCATGGGGATCCTCACCGTCGTTGCGGGATTCTACGCCTTCTTCGTCGCCCGCCCGGAGGAGCCCTGA
- the LOC100272828 gene encoding uncharacterized LOC100272828, translated as MSTAAAQGGSDKPALRRPVFTKVDQLRPGTNGHTLTVKVVSATPVPGRARPGAPAAAPSRAPRIAECLVGDETGAIVFTARNDQVDLLKPNATVILRNAKIDMFKGSMRLAVDKWGRIEAVEPASFTVKEDNNLSLIEYELVNVAE; from the exons ATGTCCACAGCGGCGGCGCAGGGCGGCAGCGACAAGCCGGCGCTCCGGAGGCCCGTCTTCACCAAGGTCGACCAGCTCAGGCCGGGCACCAACGGGCACACCCTCACCGTCAAGGTCGTCAGCGCCACCCCCGTGCCTGGGCGCGCGCGCCCAGGCGCACCCGCCGCCGCCCCATCCCGCGCGCCGCGCATCGCCGAGTGCCTCGTCGGGGACGAGACCGGCGCCATCGTCTTCACCGCCCGCAACGACCAAG TTGACTTGCTGAAGCCCAATGCGACAGTGATCTTGCGCAATGCCAAAATAGACATGTTCAAAGGATCAATGAGGCTTGCAGTGGACAAGTGGGGGCGGATTGAGGCTGTAGAGCCAGCCAGTTTCACGGTGAAGGAAGACAACAACCTGTCTCTAATAgagtatgaattggttaatgtgGCTGAGTAA
- the LOC100272828 gene encoding uncharacterized isoform X1, translating into MGGGEHDHEPDEPEPARDKEHEHDEASVEALFAGQSPAPWWRQVTVRSVTASVFVGAVFSFMSMRMGLTIGLVPSFNMSASLVSFFVISSWTRLLGRCGVATQPFTRQENVVVQTCVIACATLSLYGGFTSFLPAMSPPVAKSAGAPGTGNNVYTLHLGKMMAFSFLTGFTSLFITLPLTKVWWVVTICRLI; encoded by the coding sequence ATGGGCGGCGGCGAGCATGACCATGAGCCCGATGAGCCTGAGCCTGCCAGGGACAAGGAGCACGAACACGATGAGGCGTCGGTGGAGGCGCTCTTCGCTGGGCAGTCGCCGGCGCCGTGGTGGCGGCAGGTGACGGTGCGTTCCGTGACGGCGAGTGTGTTCGTGGGCGCCGTGTTCAGCTTCATGTCGATGAGGATGGGGCTGACCATCGGCCTGGTGCCGTCCTTCAACATGTCGGCGAGCCTGGTGAGCTTCTTCGTGATCAGCTCGTGGACGCGGCTGCTGGGCCGCTGCGGCGTGGCCACCCAGCCCTTCACCCGCCAGGAGAACGTGGTGGTGCAGACCTGCGTCATCGCCTGCGCCACGCTGTCGCTCTACGGCGGCTTCACGTCCTTCCTGCCGGCCATGTCGCCGCCCGTGGCGAAATCGGCCGGGGCCCCGGGGACGGGCAACAACGTGTACACGCTGCATCTCGGCAAGATGATGGCGTTCAGCTTCCTCACCGGCTTCACCAGCTTGTTCATCACGCTCCCCTTGACCAAGGTCTGGTGGGTGGTCACCATCTGTCGTCTCATCTGA
- the LOC103635020 gene encoding probable metal-nicotianamine transporter YSL1 isoform X1, whose product MQVMILDYKLLFPSGSAIAGLVNSFHTPAGAATAKLQIATLLRSLGGSFSWAVFQWFYTGGDGCGFQAFPLFGLEAYKKRFYFDFSPSLVGIGMICPPMVNFSLLLGAVVSSAILWPILQGKRGEWYDADASPSSLRGLNGYKVPMGISLVLGDCLFQLAAVSIRAARGFHHRRQHQQDEDDGGQQSLSYDDRRRIHNFQSEGMPTHVSLAGYAILAGIATVFLPGIFPQIRFYHVAVCYAMAPLLAFCSSYASGLTDWSLGTIYGKLAIFIFGAWVGEASGGAIAGLVAGGVVVVVIGNSSELMHDFKSAYLTLTSPLSMFASQVIGTTLGCILNPLLFLGFQEMAGGADHLGEAGSLYAAPMAMAYRGIADLSVEGIKTLPRHSVMLCVPCFLVALCVDALAAVAAANGWRIKGYVPNIMAMAIPFFVGPTFAIDMCLGSLLVILWRRRNKQAANLLSVVVASGLICGDGLWALPSSLLAIFKVEPPMCMKFLSNYQTEQMRKHLILAAAARRRTS is encoded by the exons ATGCAGGTCATGATCCTGGACTACAAGCTGCTGTTCCCATCGGGGTCGGCCATAGCTGGGCTTGTCAACAGCTTCCACACGCCAGCGGGAGCAGCAACAGCAAA ATTGCAGATAGCCACTCTGCTGCGATCTCTAGGCGGGAGCTTCAGCTGGGCGGTGTTCCAGTGGTTCTACACGGGAGGCGACGGCTGCGGCTTCCAGGCTTTCCCTCTCTTCGGCCTCGAGGCCTACAAGAAGCGCTTCTACTTCGACTTCTCTCCAAGCCTCGTGGGCATCGGCATGATCTGCCCTCCCATGGTCAACTTCTCGCTGCTCTTGGGCGCCGTCGTGTCCTCCGCGATCCTCTGGCCCATCCTGCAGGGCAAGCGAGGGGAATGGTACGACGCCGACGCCTCGCCATCCAGCCTCAGAGGGCTGAACGGGTACAAGGTGCCCATGGGCATCTCCTTGGTGCTCGGGGACTGCCTCTTCCAGCTGGCTGCCGTCAGCATCAGGGCAGCGCGGGGCTTCCATCACCGCCGTCAGCATCAGCAGGATGAAGATGACGGTGGTCAGCAGTCCCTGTCGTACGACGACCGGCGCAGGATCCACAACTTCCAGAGCGAGGGGATGCCCACCCACGTGTCGCTCGCGGGCTACGCGATCCTGGCAGGCATCGCCACCGTGTTCCTCCCCGGCATCTTCCCGCAGATCAGGTTCTACCACGTGGCCGTGTGCTACGCCATGGCGCCCCTCCTGGCGTTCTGCAGCTCCTACGCTTCGGGCCTCACGGACTGGTCCCTCGGCACCATCTACGGCAAGCTCGCCATCTTCATCTTCGGCGCGTGGGTCGGCGAGGCGTCTGGCGGCGCGATCGCCGGCCTCGTGGCCGGCGGCGTGGTGGTGGTCGTCATCGGCAACTCCTCCGAGCTCATGCACGACTTCAAGTCGGCGTACCTGACGCTGACCTCGCCGCTGTCCATGTTCGCCAGCCAGGTGATCGGCACCACGCTGGGCTGCATCCTCAACCCGCTCCTCTTCCTGGGCTTCCAGGAGATGGCCGGCGGCGCGGACCACCTGGGGGAGGCCGGGTCGCTCTACGCCGCGCCCATGGCCATGGCCTACCGCGGCATCGCGGACCTGAGCGTGGAAGGCATCAAGACGCTGCCCAGGCACTCCGTCATGCTCTGCGTACCTTGCTTCCTCGTGGCGCTGTGCGTGGATGCCCTGGCGGCCGTCGCCGCGGCCAACGGCTGGAGGATCAAGGGCTACGTCCCAAACATCATGGCCATGGCCATCCCCTTCTTTGTGGGGCCGACCTTCGCCATAGACATGTGCCTGGGGAGCCTCCTAGTCATCCTGTGGAGGAGAAGGAACAAGCAGGCAGCGAACCTGCTGTCGGTCGTGGTGGCGTCTGGTTTGATCTGTGGCGATGGGCTCTGGGCGCTGCCGTCTTCGCTGCTGGCCATCTTCAAGGTGGAGCCGCCTATGTGCATGAAGTTCCTGTCCAACTACCAGACTGAGCAGATGCGGAAGCACCTCATCCTAGCAGCAGCTGCACGCCGAAGAACAAGTTAA
- the LOC103635020 gene encoding probable metal-nicotianamine transporter YSL1 isoform X2: MASHINNKRLQIATLLRSLGGSFSWAVFQWFYTGGDGCGFQAFPLFGLEAYKKRFYFDFSPSLVGIGMICPPMVNFSLLLGAVVSSAILWPILQGKRGEWYDADASPSSLRGLNGYKVPMGISLVLGDCLFQLAAVSIRAARGFHHRRQHQQDEDDGGQQSLSYDDRRRIHNFQSEGMPTHVSLAGYAILAGIATVFLPGIFPQIRFYHVAVCYAMAPLLAFCSSYASGLTDWSLGTIYGKLAIFIFGAWVGEASGGAIAGLVAGGVVVVVIGNSSELMHDFKSAYLTLTSPLSMFASQVIGTTLGCILNPLLFLGFQEMAGGADHLGEAGSLYAAPMAMAYRGIADLSVEGIKTLPRHSVMLCVPCFLVALCVDALAAVAAANGWRIKGYVPNIMAMAIPFFVGPTFAIDMCLGSLLVILWRRRNKQAANLLSVVVASGLICGDGLWALPSSLLAIFKVEPPMCMKFLSNYQTEQMRKHLILAAAARRRTS, translated from the coding sequence ATGGCAAGCCACATAAATAATAAAAGATTGCAGATAGCCACTCTGCTGCGATCTCTAGGCGGGAGCTTCAGCTGGGCGGTGTTCCAGTGGTTCTACACGGGAGGCGACGGCTGCGGCTTCCAGGCTTTCCCTCTCTTCGGCCTCGAGGCCTACAAGAAGCGCTTCTACTTCGACTTCTCTCCAAGCCTCGTGGGCATCGGCATGATCTGCCCTCCCATGGTCAACTTCTCGCTGCTCTTGGGCGCCGTCGTGTCCTCCGCGATCCTCTGGCCCATCCTGCAGGGCAAGCGAGGGGAATGGTACGACGCCGACGCCTCGCCATCCAGCCTCAGAGGGCTGAACGGGTACAAGGTGCCCATGGGCATCTCCTTGGTGCTCGGGGACTGCCTCTTCCAGCTGGCTGCCGTCAGCATCAGGGCAGCGCGGGGCTTCCATCACCGCCGTCAGCATCAGCAGGATGAAGATGACGGTGGTCAGCAGTCCCTGTCGTACGACGACCGGCGCAGGATCCACAACTTCCAGAGCGAGGGGATGCCCACCCACGTGTCGCTCGCGGGCTACGCGATCCTGGCAGGCATCGCCACCGTGTTCCTCCCCGGCATCTTCCCGCAGATCAGGTTCTACCACGTGGCCGTGTGCTACGCCATGGCGCCCCTCCTGGCGTTCTGCAGCTCCTACGCTTCGGGCCTCACGGACTGGTCCCTCGGCACCATCTACGGCAAGCTCGCCATCTTCATCTTCGGCGCGTGGGTCGGCGAGGCGTCTGGCGGCGCGATCGCCGGCCTCGTGGCCGGCGGCGTGGTGGTGGTCGTCATCGGCAACTCCTCCGAGCTCATGCACGACTTCAAGTCGGCGTACCTGACGCTGACCTCGCCGCTGTCCATGTTCGCCAGCCAGGTGATCGGCACCACGCTGGGCTGCATCCTCAACCCGCTCCTCTTCCTGGGCTTCCAGGAGATGGCCGGCGGCGCGGACCACCTGGGGGAGGCCGGGTCGCTCTACGCCGCGCCCATGGCCATGGCCTACCGCGGCATCGCGGACCTGAGCGTGGAAGGCATCAAGACGCTGCCCAGGCACTCCGTCATGCTCTGCGTACCTTGCTTCCTCGTGGCGCTGTGCGTGGATGCCCTGGCGGCCGTCGCCGCGGCCAACGGCTGGAGGATCAAGGGCTACGTCCCAAACATCATGGCCATGGCCATCCCCTTCTTTGTGGGGCCGACCTTCGCCATAGACATGTGCCTGGGGAGCCTCCTAGTCATCCTGTGGAGGAGAAGGAACAAGCAGGCAGCGAACCTGCTGTCGGTCGTGGTGGCGTCTGGTTTGATCTGTGGCGATGGGCTCTGGGCGCTGCCGTCTTCGCTGCTGGCCATCTTCAAGGTGGAGCCGCCTATGTGCATGAAGTTCCTGTCCAACTACCAGACTGAGCAGATGCGGAAGCACCTCATCCTAGCAGCAGCTGCACGCCGAAGAACAAGTTAA